A genomic window from Promicromonospora sukumoe includes:
- a CDS encoding sulfotransferase family protein, with the protein MLTVRETGTQLARRLGTVLEKRAGVRVTRVPRAGAPRHGSNSPGTGGKAGGKTNGKAGGNGTSGVRRPDVSRFRPPADPATDRLLVAPVFVLSAPRSGSTLMRVVLDSHSQVHSPIETHVRRLAVRFTTPLVHSAMETLGYEVSDVEHILWDRMLHRELLRSGKQVVVEKTPSNVFVADRFAVCWPDARFIFLLRHPASVARSWHDADPVRRPMNRAVQHTLKYMVALEDVRRRLPGLTVRYEDVTTDPTAEFRRICDYLALPWEPEMTAYGEQQHGEFRKGAGDWRDKIRTGSIQPGRTLPDPDSIPRELRPMCERWGYVEAAAP; encoded by the coding sequence ATGCTCACGGTGCGAGAGACCGGCACACAGCTCGCTCGACGTCTGGGTACGGTGCTCGAGAAACGTGCCGGGGTCCGGGTCACGCGTGTACCGCGTGCCGGCGCCCCCCGACACGGTTCGAACAGCCCGGGGACCGGCGGCAAGGCCGGTGGCAAGACCAACGGCAAGGCCGGCGGCAACGGGACGAGCGGCGTCCGCCGGCCCGACGTCAGCCGCTTCCGGCCGCCCGCCGACCCGGCGACCGACCGGCTCCTGGTGGCCCCGGTGTTCGTGCTCTCCGCGCCCCGCTCCGGGTCGACGCTCATGCGCGTGGTCCTGGACAGCCACTCCCAGGTGCACTCGCCGATCGAGACCCATGTGCGGCGGCTCGCGGTCCGCTTCACCACCCCGCTGGTGCACTCGGCGATGGAGACCCTGGGGTACGAGGTGTCCGACGTCGAGCACATCCTGTGGGACCGCATGCTGCACCGCGAGCTGTTGCGCAGCGGCAAGCAGGTGGTCGTGGAGAAGACCCCGAGCAACGTCTTCGTCGCGGACCGGTTCGCGGTGTGCTGGCCCGACGCGCGGTTCATCTTCCTGCTGCGGCACCCGGCGTCGGTCGCTCGCTCCTGGCACGACGCCGACCCGGTCCGGCGGCCGATGAACCGCGCCGTCCAGCACACGCTGAAGTACATGGTGGCGCTGGAGGACGTGCGGCGGCGGCTGCCCGGGCTGACCGTCCGCTACGAGGACGTCACCACGGACCCGACGGCCGAGTTCCGCCGCATCTGCGACTACCTCGCCCTGCCGTGGGAGCCGGAGATGACCGCCTACGGCGAGCAGCAGCACGGCGAGTTCCGCAAGGGCGCGGGCGACTGGCGCGACAAGATCCGCACCGGCAGCATCCAGCCCGGGCGCACGCTCCCGGACCCGGACTCGATCCCGCGCGAGCTGCGCCCGATGTGCGAGCGCTGGGGCTACGTGGAGGCGGCGGCCCCGTGA
- a CDS encoding amino acid permease encodes MSTTDHHSDPAEPAVRPERLAHGLRTRHLTMMGLGSAIGAGLFLGSGLGIAAAGPAVLVSYAIAGAIVVLVMRMLAEMASALPSSGSFSVYAEAALGRWAGFLLGWLYWFTIVMVLGVEVTGVAGIVHGWWPAVPQWAVAAAVVAVFGAINLVGVRQFGEAEFWFATVKVLAIVGFLVLGVLIVVGVVPVSGSVLGEWASYGGFAPAGLSGIAAGLLTVVFAFGGIEIVTIAAAEARDPQSAVASATRTILWRILFFYVGSVAIMVALIPWTDAARLESPFVSVLQMAGFDGAARLMEVVVVLALLSAFNANVYATSRMLFSLGGRGDAPALATRVSGRDVPWVAVLVSVFFGVVAVLLNYLLPESLLGVLLNAVGSALLVVWLLVVVSQLRLRPRLEAEAAERGETLRLRAWGYPWLSWVTLVALVAVVGLMLSDAAARPQIAATAGLVVLILVVYVIARALRRVR; translated from the coding sequence GTGAGCACCACCGACCACCACAGCGACCCCGCCGAACCCGCCGTCCGCCCCGAGCGGCTGGCGCATGGCCTGCGCACCCGGCACCTGACCATGATGGGCCTGGGCTCCGCGATCGGGGCGGGCCTGTTCCTCGGCTCCGGCCTCGGCATCGCCGCCGCCGGCCCCGCCGTCCTGGTCAGCTACGCCATCGCGGGCGCGATCGTCGTGCTGGTCATGCGGATGCTCGCCGAGATGGCGTCGGCGCTCCCGTCGAGCGGCTCGTTCTCCGTCTACGCGGAGGCCGCGCTCGGCCGCTGGGCCGGGTTCCTGCTGGGCTGGCTGTACTGGTTCACCATCGTCATGGTGCTCGGCGTCGAGGTGACGGGTGTCGCCGGCATCGTGCACGGCTGGTGGCCCGCGGTGCCCCAGTGGGCGGTCGCGGCCGCCGTCGTCGCCGTGTTCGGCGCGATCAACCTGGTGGGCGTGCGCCAGTTCGGCGAGGCCGAGTTCTGGTTCGCGACCGTCAAGGTCCTCGCGATCGTCGGCTTCCTCGTGCTCGGCGTGCTGATCGTCGTCGGCGTCGTGCCCGTGAGCGGCAGCGTGCTGGGGGAGTGGGCCTCCTACGGCGGGTTCGCCCCGGCGGGGCTGTCCGGCATCGCGGCTGGGCTGCTCACCGTGGTGTTCGCGTTCGGGGGCATCGAGATCGTCACCATCGCGGCCGCCGAGGCGCGCGACCCGCAGTCCGCGGTGGCGAGCGCCACCCGCACGATCCTCTGGCGCATCCTCTTCTTCTACGTGGGCTCGGTGGCGATCATGGTCGCGCTCATCCCGTGGACCGACGCCGCCCGGCTGGAGTCGCCGTTCGTCTCCGTGCTCCAGATGGCCGGGTTCGACGGCGCCGCGCGGCTCATGGAGGTCGTCGTCGTGCTCGCGCTGCTGAGCGCGTTCAACGCCAACGTGTACGCGACGTCCCGCATGCTCTTCTCGCTCGGCGGGCGTGGCGACGCCCCGGCGCTCGCGACCCGCGTCTCCGGCCGCGACGTCCCGTGGGTCGCGGTGCTGGTCTCCGTGTTCTTCGGCGTGGTCGCGGTGCTGCTCAACTACCTGCTGCCCGAGTCGCTGCTCGGCGTGCTGCTCAACGCCGTCGGCTCGGCGCTGCTCGTGGTGTGGCTGCTGGTCGTCGTCTCGCAGCTCCGGCTGCGCCCGCGGCTGGAGGCCGAAGCGGCCGAGCGGGGCGAGACCCTGCGCCTGCGCGCCTGGGGCTACCCGTGGCTGTCGTGGGTCACCCTCGTGGCGCTGGTCGCGGTGGTGGGCCTCATGCTGTCCGACGCCGCCGCCCGGCCGCAGATCGCCGCGACCGCGGGCCTCGTGGTGCTGATCCTGGTGGTCTACGTGATCGCCCGGGCGCTGCGCCGAGTGCGGTAG
- a CDS encoding NAD(P)/FAD-dependent oxidoreductase, protein MTDSAHTPVHLSEDDEDYGLEKSLSGDPEPLPHVVVVGGGFAGMAAVRALKDAPVRITLIDRRVYNTFQPLLYQVATGGLNPGDVTYFLRGLRLKQKNVRVVHEHLVEADHAAKKIRLLNDHWISYDYLVVTAGVTANFFGTPGAKEHSFPMYTRSQAMRIRDNLFIRLEKAAKSKRADDGLRVVVVGGGATGVEVAGALAELRTAGLAPAYPEIHGDAFEVKIVQRGGEILKSFAPKLRAYATQELRHRGVSLHLGAGVAAVEREAVVLTDGTRIHADLTVWSAGVSVHDEVSGWGLPQDDSGRIRIGDDMQVEGLPGVFAAGDIAISPSDLPQLAQPALQGGLVAGRNIRALLDGEPLQDLHYVDKGTMAVIGRRAAIAEINLPGGRPLRITKGLAWIVWLFVHIMSLIGPRNRVTTLAGLVTRYGFPFHRRPIPIVGDVPTVRPPKTRST, encoded by the coding sequence GTGACCGACTCCGCACACACCCCCGTGCACCTGTCCGAGGACGACGAGGACTACGGCCTCGAGAAGAGCCTGAGCGGGGACCCCGAGCCGCTGCCGCACGTGGTCGTCGTGGGCGGCGGGTTCGCCGGGATGGCGGCGGTCCGGGCACTGAAGGACGCGCCCGTGCGGATCACGCTGATCGACCGCCGCGTCTACAACACGTTCCAGCCGCTGCTGTACCAGGTGGCGACGGGCGGGCTGAACCCGGGCGACGTCACCTACTTCCTGCGGGGCCTGCGGCTCAAGCAGAAGAACGTGCGCGTGGTGCACGAGCACCTGGTGGAGGCCGACCACGCCGCGAAGAAGATCCGCCTGCTGAACGACCACTGGATCAGCTACGACTACCTGGTCGTCACGGCGGGCGTCACGGCGAACTTCTTCGGGACGCCGGGCGCCAAGGAGCACTCGTTCCCGATGTACACGCGCTCGCAGGCGATGCGCATCCGGGACAACCTCTTCATCCGCCTGGAGAAGGCCGCGAAGTCCAAGCGGGCCGACGACGGTCTGCGCGTCGTCGTCGTGGGCGGCGGAGCCACCGGGGTGGAGGTCGCGGGCGCCCTCGCCGAGCTGCGCACCGCGGGCCTCGCGCCCGCCTACCCGGAGATCCACGGCGACGCGTTCGAGGTCAAGATCGTGCAGCGCGGCGGCGAGATCCTCAAGTCGTTCGCGCCCAAGCTGCGTGCGTACGCGACGCAGGAGCTGCGGCACCGCGGCGTCTCGCTGCACCTGGGCGCCGGGGTGGCGGCCGTGGAGCGCGAGGCCGTGGTGCTCACCGACGGGACCCGCATCCACGCCGACCTGACCGTCTGGTCCGCCGGGGTGAGCGTGCACGACGAGGTGTCCGGGTGGGGCCTGCCGCAGGACGACAGCGGCCGCATCAGGATCGGCGACGACATGCAGGTCGAGGGCCTGCCGGGCGTCTTTGCCGCGGGCGACATCGCGATCTCGCCGTCGGACCTGCCGCAGCTCGCGCAGCCCGCGCTCCAGGGCGGCCTCGTGGCGGGCCGGAACATCCGGGCCCTGCTCGACGGCGAGCCGCTGCAGGACCTGCACTACGTCGACAAGGGCACGATGGCGGTGATCGGACGGCGCGCCGCGATCGCCGAGATCAACCTGCCCGGCGGCCGGCCGCTGCGGATCACCAAGGGCCTGGCGTGGATCGTGTGGCTGTTCGTGCACATCATGTCGCTGATCGGGCCGCGCAACCGGGTCACGACGCTCGCCGGTCTCGTCACGCGCTACGGGTTCCCGTTCCACCGACGTCCGATCCCCATCGTGGGTGACGTGCCGACCGTGCGGCCGCCCAAGACCCGGTCCACCTGA
- a CDS encoding uridine kinase yields MSTRVEPVSAQLLAERVVELVLGGGAAPGAPVRLLVDGHPSAHPEWLADAVVAPLEAAGRPVARVRVNDFLRPRSLRLEHGREDPDSLLHGWIDVAALNREVLTRVAERGEYLPSLRDPATDRATRAAYLPAGPGTVVVLDGALAIGRGLDVDLAVHLALKPATLRRRTPPDEEWGVPAYERYAREIEGVPDLLVRVDHPDHPALVHA; encoded by the coding sequence ATGAGCACCCGGGTCGAACCCGTCAGCGCGCAGCTCCTCGCCGAGCGCGTCGTCGAGCTGGTCCTGGGCGGGGGCGCCGCACCCGGCGCCCCCGTCCGGCTGCTCGTCGACGGCCACCCGTCCGCCCACCCGGAATGGCTGGCCGACGCCGTCGTCGCGCCGCTGGAGGCAGCCGGCCGACCGGTCGCGCGGGTCCGCGTCAACGACTTCCTGCGCCCCCGGTCGCTCCGGCTGGAGCACGGGCGCGAGGACCCGGACAGCCTGCTCCACGGCTGGATCGACGTCGCGGCGCTCAACCGCGAGGTGCTGACGCGCGTCGCGGAACGGGGCGAGTACCTGCCCAGCCTGCGCGACCCCGCCACCGACCGCGCCACCCGGGCGGCCTACCTCCCCGCGGGCCCCGGCACGGTCGTCGTGCTCGACGGCGCCCTCGCGATCGGCCGCGGGCTCGACGTCGACCTCGCCGTGCACCTGGCGCTCAAACCGGCCACGCTCCGCCGTCGGACGCCGCCCGACGAGGAGTGGGGCGTCCCCGCCTACGAGCGGTACGCCCGGGAGATCGAGGGCGTGCCCGACCTGCTGGTGCGGGTCGACCACCCCGACCACCCGGCCCTCGTGCACGCCTGA
- a CDS encoding CoA-binding protein: MSEATRTWQGPSAPERLRILRSTRSIAIVGASSNPARASYFVATYLLSSSPYDVYFVNPRATEILGHPVYPSLADLPVVPDLVDVFRRHEDLPTVLDETLAVGARTLWLQLGSWHEDVAHKAEAAGLNVVMDRCVKIEHARFHGGLHLAGFDTGVISSRRAER, encoded by the coding sequence ATGAGCGAGGCAACCCGGACCTGGCAGGGCCCGAGCGCCCCGGAGCGCCTGCGCATCCTGCGCTCGACGAGGTCGATCGCGATCGTCGGGGCGTCCTCGAACCCGGCGCGGGCGAGCTACTTCGTCGCGACGTACCTGCTGTCCTCGTCCCCGTACGACGTGTACTTCGTGAACCCGCGGGCGACCGAGATCCTGGGGCACCCCGTGTACCCGAGCCTCGCCGACCTGCCCGTGGTGCCCGACCTCGTCGACGTCTTCCGGCGGCACGAGGACCTGCCGACCGTGCTGGACGAGACGCTCGCCGTCGGGGCCAGGACCCTCTGGCTGCAGCTCGGGTCGTGGCACGAGGACGTCGCGCACAAGGCCGAGGCCGCCGGGCTGAACGTCGTGATGGACCGGTGCGTCAAGATCGAGCACGCGCGGTTCCACGGCGGCCTGCACCTGGCCGGCTTCGACACGGGCGTGATCAGCTCGCGCCGGGCGGAGCGGTAG
- a CDS encoding arsenate-mycothiol transferase ArsC translates to MTPDELRSAQKLTMANPERLRLLARLLTHPEGRSTAEDLARSAAEDLAAVADVEHDLDALVAVGLVAVVGPMPSSTALYRVSSRGIARFGTAALAAPRFPDEPALDVRDHDALLDRLVDTLAGTFAANANAGTVDRLVRECYAALGRQVRSSEHLPALTAWLATDRLAAMTEVTHGSPRDVLFVCVHNTGRSQIAAAVTRRLAGDRIRVRTAGTRPVSEPDTMTETVLARRGLDGLIEFPRELTDDIVRSSGVIVTMGCGDACPVFPGRRYLDWPLDDPAGRPIEDVERIVDDITARVRALVAEIDATDDAVEDAVEAEAGDVAGLLVPMTAEVGRFDAAEPRGWLPRLARRPWTVVTSALGARGQRKAR, encoded by the coding sequence ATGACCCCGGACGAGCTGCGCTCGGCACAGAAACTCACCATGGCGAACCCCGAGCGGTTGCGTCTGCTGGCCCGCCTGCTCACGCACCCCGAGGGCCGCTCGACCGCCGAGGACCTGGCCCGCTCCGCCGCCGAGGACCTGGCCGCCGTCGCGGACGTGGAGCACGACCTGGACGCGCTGGTCGCGGTCGGTCTGGTCGCCGTCGTGGGGCCGATGCCGTCGAGCACGGCGCTGTACCGCGTCTCGTCGCGCGGGATCGCGCGGTTCGGCACGGCGGCCCTCGCGGCCCCGCGGTTCCCGGACGAGCCGGCGCTCGACGTGCGCGACCACGACGCCCTGCTCGACCGCCTGGTCGACACCCTGGCCGGCACGTTCGCCGCGAACGCCAACGCGGGCACCGTGGACCGGCTGGTCCGGGAGTGCTACGCCGCGCTGGGCAGGCAGGTGCGGTCGTCCGAGCACCTGCCGGCGCTCACCGCCTGGCTCGCGACCGACCGGCTCGCCGCCATGACCGAGGTGACCCACGGCTCGCCGCGCGACGTGCTGTTCGTCTGCGTGCACAACACCGGCCGGTCCCAGATCGCGGCGGCGGTCACGCGCCGCCTCGCGGGCGACCGCATCCGGGTGCGCACCGCGGGCACGCGGCCGGTGTCCGAGCCCGACACGATGACGGAGACGGTCCTGGCCCGCCGCGGCCTGGACGGGCTCATCGAGTTCCCGCGCGAGCTCACGGACGACATCGTGCGCTCCTCCGGGGTGATCGTGACGATGGGCTGCGGCGACGCCTGCCCCGTCTTCCCCGGCCGCCGCTACCTCGACTGGCCCCTGGACGACCCGGCGGGCCGGCCGATCGAGGACGTCGAGCGGATCGTCGACGACATCACCGCTCGGGTGCGGGCGCTCGTCGCGGAGATCGACGCGACGGACGACGCCGTGGAGGACGCTGTGGAGGCCGAGGCAGGCGACGTGGCCGGCCTGCTGGTGCCGATGACGGCCGAGGTGGGCCGCTTCGACGCCGCGGAGCCGCGCGGCTGGCTGCCCCGCCTGGCCCGGCGGCCGTGGACCGTCGTCACCTCGGCGCTCGGCGCCCGTGGTCAGCGGAAGGCGCGGTAG
- a CDS encoding VOC family protein, with amino-acid sequence MTEPTSTGPTAEGTAPDGVGALRAVVLDVPDLGTEAGFWAALTGGKAAREDYDWHTVQTPDHWEIAFQLAPDHVPPQWPGQEHPQQAHIDLYVPDLAAASTRAVELGATVLRENERWITLSDLAGHTFDLCLKEESDGVTVMGPTFDCPDASELAGFWSGVLGAPVAYDADGVAMLGGDRPVLFQSVADYNPPRWPDPGYPQQVHLDVEVPDLDAGEAAVLALGAARLPGEGSGFRVFADPAGHPFCLVL; translated from the coding sequence ATGACCGAACCGACCTCCACCGGACCTACCGCCGAAGGAACCGCGCCCGACGGCGTGGGCGCACTGCGGGCGGTGGTCCTGGACGTGCCCGACCTCGGCACCGAAGCGGGCTTCTGGGCGGCGCTGACCGGCGGGAAGGCCGCACGCGAGGACTACGACTGGCACACCGTGCAGACCCCCGACCACTGGGAGATCGCGTTCCAGCTCGCCCCCGACCACGTCCCGCCGCAGTGGCCGGGGCAGGAGCACCCCCAGCAGGCGCACATCGACCTGTACGTGCCGGACCTGGCCGCCGCGAGCACCCGCGCGGTCGAGCTCGGGGCGACCGTGCTGCGGGAGAACGAGCGGTGGATCACGCTGTCCGACCTCGCGGGGCACACGTTCGACCTGTGCCTCAAGGAGGAGTCCGACGGCGTGACCGTCATGGGCCCCACGTTCGACTGCCCCGACGCGTCCGAGCTGGCCGGGTTCTGGTCGGGCGTGCTGGGCGCCCCGGTGGCGTACGACGCCGACGGCGTCGCGATGCTGGGCGGCGACCGGCCGGTGCTGTTCCAGTCCGTGGCGGACTACAACCCGCCGCGGTGGCCGGACCCCGGGTACCCGCAGCAGGTGCACCTCGACGTCGAGGTGCCCGACCTGGACGCCGGCGAGGCCGCGGTGCTGGCGCTCGGCGCGGCTCGTCTGCCGGGTGAGGGCTCGGGCTTCCGGGTGTTCGCCGACCCGGCGGGACACCCGTTCTGCCTGGTGCTGTAG
- a CDS encoding O-acetylhomoserine aminocarboxypropyltransferase/cysteine synthase family protein codes for MTEHTFGFRTRALHAGGIPDAATGARAVPIYQTTSFVFQDTDDAANLFALQKYGNIYSRIGNPTVAALEERIASLEGGIGAVATASGMSAEFITFAALVGAGDHVVASAQLYGGTVTQLDVTLRRFGVRTTFVPGTDPADYAAAITPETKVLYTEVVANPSGEVADLEGLAEVAHAAGIPLVVDATLATPYLVRPIEHGADIVIHSVTKFLGGHGTTLGGVVVESGRFDWGNGKFPQMTEPVPSYGDVRWWGNFGEYGFLTKLRSEQLRDIGPALSAQSAFQLLQGVETLPHRLDAHLANARAVAEWLDSDPRVSYVLWAGLPSHPHHERAQKYLPLGPGSVFAFGLQVPTTPAGPDAESLALATDAPVGAAVPVEDHLPLPDGREAGRLFIESLQLASHLANVGDARTLVIHPASTTHQQLSAEQLEAAGVPEDLIRISVGLEDVEDILWDLDQALTKATGATR; via the coding sequence ATGACCGAGCACACCTTCGGGTTCCGCACGCGGGCCCTTCACGCCGGGGGCATCCCCGACGCGGCGACGGGGGCGCGGGCGGTGCCGATCTACCAGACCACGTCGTTCGTGTTCCAGGACACCGACGACGCCGCGAACCTCTTCGCGCTGCAGAAGTACGGCAACATCTACTCCCGGATCGGCAACCCGACCGTTGCGGCCCTGGAGGAGCGCATCGCCTCGCTGGAGGGCGGCATCGGCGCGGTGGCCACGGCGTCCGGCATGTCGGCCGAGTTCATCACCTTCGCCGCGCTCGTCGGCGCGGGGGACCACGTGGTCGCGTCCGCGCAGCTCTACGGCGGCACGGTGACGCAGCTCGACGTGACGCTGCGGCGCTTCGGCGTGCGGACCACGTTCGTGCCCGGGACGGACCCCGCGGACTACGCCGCGGCGATCACGCCCGAGACCAAGGTGCTCTACACCGAGGTCGTGGCCAACCCGTCGGGCGAGGTCGCCGACCTGGAGGGGCTCGCCGAGGTGGCCCACGCCGCGGGTATCCCCCTGGTGGTCGACGCGACGCTCGCGACGCCCTACCTGGTCCGGCCCATCGAGCACGGCGCCGACATCGTGATCCACTCCGTGACCAAGTTCCTGGGCGGGCACGGCACCACGCTGGGCGGCGTCGTCGTCGAGTCGGGCCGGTTCGACTGGGGCAACGGCAAGTTCCCGCAGATGACCGAGCCCGTGCCGTCCTACGGGGACGTGCGCTGGTGGGGCAACTTCGGGGAGTACGGCTTCCTCACCAAGTTGCGCTCCGAGCAGCTCCGCGACATCGGCCCGGCGCTGTCGGCGCAGTCGGCCTTCCAGCTCCTGCAGGGCGTCGAGACCCTGCCGCACCGCCTGGACGCGCACCTCGCCAACGCCCGCGCCGTCGCCGAGTGGCTCGACTCCGACCCGCGCGTCTCCTACGTGCTCTGGGCCGGGCTGCCGTCGCACCCGCACCACGAGCGGGCGCAGAAGTACCTGCCGCTGGGGCCGGGTTCGGTCTTCGCGTTCGGCCTCCAGGTCCCGACGACGCCCGCCGGGCCCGACGCCGAGAGCCTGGCCCTCGCCACGGACGCCCCGGTCGGCGCTGCCGTGCCCGTCGAGGACCACCTGCCGCTCCCGGACGGGCGCGAGGCCGGCCGGCTGTTCATCGAGTCGCTGCAGCTCGCGTCACACCTGGCGAACGTCGGCGACGCGCGCACCCTGGTGATCCACCCGGCGTCGACCACGCACCAGCAGCTGAGCGCCGAGCAGCTCGAGGCGGCCGGCGTGCCCGAGGACCTGATCCGCATCTCCGTGGGCCTGGAGGACGTCGAGGACATCCTCTGGGACCTCGACCAGGCACTGACCAAGGCGACGGGAGCGACCCGATGA
- a CDS encoding metallophosphoesterase family protein → MTEKTPDGVDRRTFLSLSSLGAAGAATAAAAGAAAPAEAVELARHPQRGLRFGRDGKFKIVQFNDTQDDEKIDRRTLELMRAVLDDERPDLVILNGDNITGGCDTPLEMHQAMNNVVQPMEERAVPWAVTFGNHDEDSTPDSGVDEADMLAFYRSYRHNVNGPTARGVTGQGNSHLLIEGRGGRPAFNVWLLDSGRYAPDTLAGQDFDGYPHWDWLRMDQVKWYYDTSVQIERRYGRVVPSLMFIHIPLWEYRFMWFGSVDGRTDADAARGKARHGIEGERNEDECPGPFNSGMFSAIRHRGDVRGVFCGHDHVNTYSGDYYGVLLGYAGNTGFGTYGLGGAERNRLRGARVYDLDESADGVLTGTRMRFAGEFGIDLTADDQWIEPLPLPRGK, encoded by the coding sequence ATGACCGAGAAGACTCCCGACGGCGTCGACCGCCGCACGTTCCTGTCCCTGAGCAGCCTCGGTGCGGCGGGTGCCGCGACCGCGGCCGCCGCCGGAGCCGCCGCGCCGGCCGAGGCCGTGGAGCTGGCCCGGCACCCGCAGCGGGGGCTGCGGTTCGGGCGGGACGGGAAGTTCAAGATCGTCCAGTTCAACGACACGCAGGACGACGAGAAGATCGACCGCCGCACCCTGGAGCTCATGCGCGCGGTGCTCGACGACGAGCGCCCGGACCTCGTGATCCTCAACGGCGACAACATCACCGGCGGCTGCGACACCCCGCTGGAGATGCACCAGGCGATGAACAACGTGGTGCAGCCCATGGAGGAGCGGGCCGTGCCGTGGGCCGTCACCTTCGGCAACCACGACGAGGACTCGACGCCGGACAGCGGCGTCGACGAGGCCGACATGCTGGCCTTCTACCGCTCCTACCGGCACAACGTGAACGGCCCGACGGCGCGCGGCGTCACCGGGCAGGGCAACTCGCACCTGCTGATCGAGGGCCGGGGCGGGCGGCCGGCGTTCAACGTCTGGCTGCTGGACTCGGGCCGGTACGCCCCCGACACGCTCGCGGGTCAGGACTTCGACGGCTACCCCCACTGGGACTGGCTGCGCATGGACCAGGTGAAGTGGTACTACGACACCTCGGTGCAGATCGAGCGCCGGTACGGCCGTGTGGTCCCGTCGCTCATGTTCATCCACATCCCGCTGTGGGAGTACCGCTTCATGTGGTTCGGCTCGGTGGACGGGCGCACCGACGCCGACGCGGCGCGCGGCAAGGCGCGACACGGCATCGAGGGCGAGCGCAACGAGGACGAGTGCCCGGGGCCCTTCAACTCCGGCATGTTCTCGGCGATCCGGCACCGGGGCGACGTCCGCGGCGTGTTCTGCGGGCACGACCACGTGAACACGTACTCCGGCGACTACTACGGCGTGCTGCTCGGGTACGCGGGCAACACCGGGTTCGGCACGTACGGCCTGGGCGGCGCCGAGCGCAACCGCCTGCGCGGCGCCCGGGTCTACGACCTCGACGAGTCGGCCGACGGCGTGCTGACCGGTACCCGCATGCGGTTCGCCGGCGAGTTCGGCATCGATCTCACGGCCGACGACCAGTGGATCGAGCCGCTCCCGCTGCCCCGGGGCAAGTAG